One genomic region from Rosa rugosa chromosome 1, drRosRugo1.1, whole genome shotgun sequence encodes:
- the LOC133707983 gene encoding uncharacterized protein LOC133707983, whose product MGSYYHCLSLCLLLVLVTTASIDRAHGATPVPHLKSVRLCNQCSKCDSSKCPPSEAYPHMTAFDNTLIAGALQSDYVDLHDKGVYSVPNIKGGQSTKYNAYFGWKSTSGSASGYHRFSNYMDKCSGGQTYLTVDKHDKVSLRSLKSLESFADADWKSYSPPKKLNHHEFRFWVSRSTGKCLTVFGGKTKKRTVGVADCKFNGSNRGQLFAFRFHYHQAFCCCGVHNE is encoded by the exons ATGGGGAGCTACTACCACTGCCTTTCTCTCTGCCTGCTGCTTGTCCTGGTGACGACTGCTTCTATTGATCGTGCCCATGGGGCAACTCCAGTCCCACATTTGAAGAGTGTTCGGCTTTGCAACCAGTGCTCCAAATGCGACTCCAGTAAATGCCCTCCAAGTGAAGCCTACCCCCACATGACAGCATTTGACAACACTCTTATTGCTGGTGCTTTACAGTCTGACTATGTGGATTTGCATGACAAAGGAGTTTATTCAGTGCCAAATATCAAAGGTGGCCAGTCAACAAAATACAATGCTTATTTTGGCTGGAAATCTACTTCTGGTTCAGCTTCTGGTTATCACAG GTTTAGCAACTACATGGACAAATGCTCGGGCGGACAAACCTACCTTACTGTGGACAAGCATGACAAGGTCAGCCTTCGATCATTGAAATCACTGGAAAGCTTCGCAGATGCTGACTGGAAGTCTTATAGTCCCCCTAAGAAACTAAATCACCACGAGTTCCGTTTTTGGGTCTCTCGCAGTACAGGAAAATGCCTCACTGTTTTTGGAGGTAAAACAAAGAAACGAACTGTGGGTGTGGCCGACTGCAAGTTTAATGGCTCAAACCGTGGCCAGCTGTTTGCCTTCCGCTTTCATTACCACCAAGCTTTCTGTTGCTGTGGTGTTCACAATGAGTGA
- the LOC133707994 gene encoding uncharacterized protein LOC133707994 isoform X2 — MRRDQDIDNRSTEDKSGMNMFGSDEEIGTQIPTQAQSVVEGSGAVMVSEFRPAADVDYLQELLAIQQQGPRSIGFFGTRNMGFMHQELIEILSYAMVITKNHIYTSGASGTNAAVIRGALRAEKPELLTVILPQSLKKQPPESQELLSKVKNVIEKPHNDHLPLLEASRLCNMDIISHVQQVICFAFHDSKLLMETCQEAKNLRKIVTLFYLD; from the exons ATGAGAAGAGATCAAGATATAGATAATCGATCAACTGAAGACAAGAGTGGCATGAACATGTTTGGTTCCGATGAAGAAATAGGCACCCAAATCCCAACTCAAGCTCAATCTGTTGTTGAAGGATCCGGAGCAGTTATGGTTTCAGAGTTTAGACCTGCAGCTGATGTGGATTATCTACAG GAGTTATTAGCCATTCAGCAACAAGGGCCCAGATCAATTGGCTTTTTTGGGACCCGGAATATGGGATTCATGCATCAAGAACTTATTGAGATACTTAGCTATGCGATGGTTATCACT AAAAACCACATTTATACATCAGGGGCATCTGGTACTAATGCAGCTGTTATCAGGGGTGCTTTAAGAGCAGAGAAACCAGAACTGCTTACTGTAATCTTGCCTCAAAGCTTGAAAAAGCAACCTCCAGAGAGCCAGGAATTATTGTCAAAA GTCAAGAATGTGATAGAGAAGCCTCACAATGATCATCTACCGCTGCTAGAAGCCAGCAG GTTGTGCAATATGGACATCATTTCACATGTACAGCAAGTAATATGCTTTGCGTTCCATGACAGTAAATTGTTAATGGAAACATGTCAAGAGGCAAAAAATCTCCGCAAAATTGTGACGCTGTTCTACCTGGATTAA
- the LOC133707994 gene encoding uncharacterized protein LOC133707994 isoform X1: MSSPAVPLRLLLPLTPTITPQYHPLHLPSSSKFLKSSSSLSSHQTCAWNTTSSHSKRRKWLCGQMRRDQDIDNRSTEDKSGMNMFGSDEEIGTQIPTQAQSVVEGSGAVMVSEFRPAADVDYLQELLAIQQQGPRSIGFFGTRNMGFMHQELIEILSYAMVITKNHIYTSGASGTNAAVIRGALRAEKPELLTVILPQSLKKQPPESQELLSKVKNVIEKPHNDHLPLLEASRLCNMDIISHVQQVICFAFHDSKLLMETCQEAKNLRKIVTLFYLD, translated from the exons ATGAGCAGCCCAGCAGTACCTTTGAGGCTTCTCTTGCCTCTAACCCCCACCATTACTCCCCAATATCATCCATTACACTTACCCTCCTCCTCCAAGTTCCTCAaatcctcctcctctctctcatctcacCAAACATGTGCCTGGAACACAACCTCGTCTCACTCCAAACGCCGCaag TGGCTTTGCGGACAAATGAGAAGAGATCAAGATATAGATAATCGATCAACTGAAGACAAGAGTGGCATGAACATGTTTGGTTCCGATGAAGAAATAGGCACCCAAATCCCAACTCAAGCTCAATCTGTTGTTGAAGGATCCGGAGCAGTTATGGTTTCAGAGTTTAGACCTGCAGCTGATGTGGATTATCTACAG GAGTTATTAGCCATTCAGCAACAAGGGCCCAGATCAATTGGCTTTTTTGGGACCCGGAATATGGGATTCATGCATCAAGAACTTATTGAGATACTTAGCTATGCGATGGTTATCACT AAAAACCACATTTATACATCAGGGGCATCTGGTACTAATGCAGCTGTTATCAGGGGTGCTTTAAGAGCAGAGAAACCAGAACTGCTTACTGTAATCTTGCCTCAAAGCTTGAAAAAGCAACCTCCAGAGAGCCAGGAATTATTGTCAAAA GTCAAGAATGTGATAGAGAAGCCTCACAATGATCATCTACCGCTGCTAGAAGCCAGCAG GTTGTGCAATATGGACATCATTTCACATGTACAGCAAGTAATATGCTTTGCGTTCCATGACAGTAAATTGTTAATGGAAACATGTCAAGAGGCAAAAAATCTCCGCAAAATTGTGACGCTGTTCTACCTGGATTAA